A window from Argopecten irradians isolate NY chromosome 3, Ai_NY, whole genome shotgun sequence encodes these proteins:
- the LOC138318010 gene encoding metastasis-associated protein MTA3-like isoform X2, whose amino-acid sequence MAANMYRVGDYVFFETSSTTPYQIRRIEELNKTPNGNVEAKVMCFYRRRDISSSLTLLADKHQTTLDDTELEARVDDITDKQKHQLKHRELFLSRQVETLPATHIRGKCVVTLLNETESLLSYLNKEDTFFYSLVYDPSQRTLLADKGEIRVGGRYQAEITELLKNAKEEDTRKMEDLEELIWDPNNVLNDRQIDQFLIVSRSVGTFARALDCTSTVRQPSLHMSAAAASRDITLFHAMDTLHKAHYEVAKAVTSMVPSGGPVLCRDEMEEWSASEANLFEEALDKYGKDFNDIRQDFLPWKSLKSIVEYYYMWKTTDRYVQQKRIKAAEAESKLKQVYIPNYNKPNPAAISGKMNGEDGQVSGRACESCYAGHSSQWYSWGPAHMQCRLCSSCWIYWKKYGGLKMPTRLDGERPAPTQRQERIAQFNMIRMHRCTIAGCGKEFRLKAHLARHLATAHGLVVSAGSPRPVMKTRAAFCLITTSLTRISRRLCRDILRSRRAARSPFTPINIAAIKQECQLRLAEVGNYEPNIEPRKPATLDPVVARLGINIKMEKPALLNKSESDHAKPAKLYFPVSASQPRPIEPKAAEVEPSSMLISGSPSIMKKRGYENSNGIDGPPSKRPSMGVIRQIGSAMRSHNMRGSVLNHNMNGRGKMPVSKGMKMHMINWIDAPDDVYFVATDATRKIRKQWSSQDFKRTARNPWKNMLIKPAMGGAESDIVVLD is encoded by the exons ATGGCTGCAAATATGTATCGAGTTGGAG ATTATGTCTTTTTCGAAACCTCTTCGACAACACCATATCAAATCAGACGGATTGAAGAACTTAATAAG ACCCCAAATGGCAATGTGGAAGCAAAAGTTATGTGTTTTTACCGGAGGAGGGACATCTCAAGCTCCCTTACGCTACTTGCAGACAAACATCAAA CGACACTTGATGACACTGAACTCGAGGCTCGGGTTGATGACATCACAGACAAACAGAAGCACCAATTAAAGCATCGGGAACTGTTCCTGTCGCGCCAGGTGGAGACGTTACCTGCCACACATATACGGGGCAAGTGTGTGGTGACTCTTCTCAATGAGACGGAGTCCCTCCTGTCCTACCTAAACAAGGAG GATACCTTCTTCTACTCCCTGGTATACGATCCATCACAAAGGACACTATTAGCAGACAAAGGTGAAATCAGGGTTGGTGGACGGTACCAGGCCGAGATCACAGAGCTGCTCAAAAATG CCAAAGAAGAGGATACCCGTAAAATGGAGGACTTGGAGGAACTTATATGGGATCCtaacaatgttttaaatgacCGACAAATTGATCAATTCTTAATAGTAtcaag ATCTGTAGGTACATTTGCCCGTGCTTTGGACTGTACAAGTACAGTGAGACAACCTAGTCTTCATATGAGTGCCGCAGCAGCCTCAAGGGACATTACTCTG TTCCACGCTATGGACACACTACACAAAGCCCACTATGAGGTCGCTAAAGCTGTGACCAGTATGGTTCCATCTGGTGGCCCCGTGCTTTGTCGTGATGAAATGGAGGAATGGTCAGCATCCGAGGCCAATCTGTTTGAGGAAGCGTTGGACAAATATGGAAAAGATTTTAATGATATTAGGCAAGACTTT TTGCCATGGAAATCTTTGAAAAGTATTGTAGAATATTACTATATGTGGAAAACAACAGACAGATATGTACAACAG aaaagaatcAAAGCAGCAGAGGCAGAAAGCAAATTAAAACAGGTGTACATTCCTAATTA caataaGCCAAACCCAGCAGCAATTAGTGGGAAGATGAATGGCGAAGATGGACAGGTATCTGGGAGAGCTTGTGAGAGCTGCTATG CTGGTCACTCGAGTCAATGGTACTCATGGGGCCCGGCACACATGCAGTGCAGGCTCTGTTCATCCTGTTGGATATACTGGAAAAAATATGGAGGTCTTAAAATGCCCACACGCTTAG ATGGTGAGCGACCAGCCCCCACTCAGAGGCAAG AGCGTATTGCACAATTCAACATGATCAGAATGCACCGATGTACTATAGCGGGATGTGGCAAG GAGTTCCGTCTGAAGGCTCATCTGGCGAGACATCTAGCCACAGCCCATGGCCTAGTAGTAAGTGCTGGTAGTCCGAGACCTGTAATGAAGACGAGGGCAGCCTTCTGTCTCATCACCACATCCCTGACCAGAATATCACGACGTCTGTGTCGAGACATCCTAAGGTCACGACGAGCGGCCAGATCACCGTTCACACCAATCAACATAGCAGCTATCAAACAAGAAT GTCAACTACGACTTGCCGAGGTTGGTAACTACGAGCCTAATATTGAACCAAGGAAGCCAGCCACACTCGATCCAGTTGTGGCCAGACTGGGCATCAACATTAAAATGGAAAAACCTGCACTACTCAATAAATCAGAGTCGGACCATGCAAAACCAGCCAAGCTGTACTTTCCTGTTTCTGCATCTCAGCCAAGGCCTATTG AGCCTAAGGCTGCAGAAGTGGAACCCTCCTCCATGCTGATCAGTGGCTCCCCGTCGATCATGAAGAAGAGGGGATATGAAAACAGCAATGGTATAGATG GACCACCCTCCAAGCGGCCGTCCATGGGAGTCATCCGCCAGATTGGCTCTGCTATGAGGTCTCACAATATG aGGGGTAGTGTACTGAACCACAATATGAATGGGCGTGGCAAGATGCCAGTGTCAAAAGGAATGAAGATGCACATGATAAACTGGATAGATGCTCCCGATGATGTATACTTTGTGGCTACTGACGCCACCAG GAAAATAAGGAAGCAATGGAGCTCTCAAGATTTCAAAAGAACGGCGCGCAATCCATGGAAAAACATGCTAATCAAGCCAGCAATGGGAGGAGCTGAGTCAGACATTGTGGTCCTCGACTAA
- the LOC138318010 gene encoding metastasis-associated protein MTA3-like isoform X1: protein MAANMYRVGDYVFFETSSTTPYQIRRIEELNKTPNGNVEAKVMCFYRRRDISSSLTLLADKHQSSGEGKLRPSDTLTTLDDTELEARVDDITDKQKHQLKHRELFLSRQVETLPATHIRGKCVVTLLNETESLLSYLNKEDTFFYSLVYDPSQRTLLADKGEIRVGGRYQAEITELLKNAKEEDTRKMEDLEELIWDPNNVLNDRQIDQFLIVSRSVGTFARALDCTSTVRQPSLHMSAAAASRDITLFHAMDTLHKAHYEVAKAVTSMVPSGGPVLCRDEMEEWSASEANLFEEALDKYGKDFNDIRQDFLPWKSLKSIVEYYYMWKTTDRYVQQKRIKAAEAESKLKQVYIPNYNKPNPAAISGKMNGEDGQVSGRACESCYAGHSSQWYSWGPAHMQCRLCSSCWIYWKKYGGLKMPTRLDGERPAPTQRQERIAQFNMIRMHRCTIAGCGKEFRLKAHLARHLATAHGLVVSAGSPRPVMKTRAAFCLITTSLTRISRRLCRDILRSRRAARSPFTPINIAAIKQECQLRLAEVGNYEPNIEPRKPATLDPVVARLGINIKMEKPALLNKSESDHAKPAKLYFPVSASQPRPIEPKAAEVEPSSMLISGSPSIMKKRGYENSNGIDGPPSKRPSMGVIRQIGSAMRSHNMRGSVLNHNMNGRGKMPVSKGMKMHMINWIDAPDDVYFVATDATRKIRKQWSSQDFKRTARNPWKNMLIKPAMGGAESDIVVLD from the exons ATGGCTGCAAATATGTATCGAGTTGGAG ATTATGTCTTTTTCGAAACCTCTTCGACAACACCATATCAAATCAGACGGATTGAAGAACTTAATAAG ACCCCAAATGGCAATGTGGAAGCAAAAGTTATGTGTTTTTACCGGAGGAGGGACATCTCAAGCTCCCTTACGCTACTTGCAGACAAACATCAAA GTTCTGGAGAGGGTAAATTGAGACCATCTGACACTCTGA CGACACTTGATGACACTGAACTCGAGGCTCGGGTTGATGACATCACAGACAAACAGAAGCACCAATTAAAGCATCGGGAACTGTTCCTGTCGCGCCAGGTGGAGACGTTACCTGCCACACATATACGGGGCAAGTGTGTGGTGACTCTTCTCAATGAGACGGAGTCCCTCCTGTCCTACCTAAACAAGGAG GATACCTTCTTCTACTCCCTGGTATACGATCCATCACAAAGGACACTATTAGCAGACAAAGGTGAAATCAGGGTTGGTGGACGGTACCAGGCCGAGATCACAGAGCTGCTCAAAAATG CCAAAGAAGAGGATACCCGTAAAATGGAGGACTTGGAGGAACTTATATGGGATCCtaacaatgttttaaatgacCGACAAATTGATCAATTCTTAATAGTAtcaag ATCTGTAGGTACATTTGCCCGTGCTTTGGACTGTACAAGTACAGTGAGACAACCTAGTCTTCATATGAGTGCCGCAGCAGCCTCAAGGGACATTACTCTG TTCCACGCTATGGACACACTACACAAAGCCCACTATGAGGTCGCTAAAGCTGTGACCAGTATGGTTCCATCTGGTGGCCCCGTGCTTTGTCGTGATGAAATGGAGGAATGGTCAGCATCCGAGGCCAATCTGTTTGAGGAAGCGTTGGACAAATATGGAAAAGATTTTAATGATATTAGGCAAGACTTT TTGCCATGGAAATCTTTGAAAAGTATTGTAGAATATTACTATATGTGGAAAACAACAGACAGATATGTACAACAG aaaagaatcAAAGCAGCAGAGGCAGAAAGCAAATTAAAACAGGTGTACATTCCTAATTA caataaGCCAAACCCAGCAGCAATTAGTGGGAAGATGAATGGCGAAGATGGACAGGTATCTGGGAGAGCTTGTGAGAGCTGCTATG CTGGTCACTCGAGTCAATGGTACTCATGGGGCCCGGCACACATGCAGTGCAGGCTCTGTTCATCCTGTTGGATATACTGGAAAAAATATGGAGGTCTTAAAATGCCCACACGCTTAG ATGGTGAGCGACCAGCCCCCACTCAGAGGCAAG AGCGTATTGCACAATTCAACATGATCAGAATGCACCGATGTACTATAGCGGGATGTGGCAAG GAGTTCCGTCTGAAGGCTCATCTGGCGAGACATCTAGCCACAGCCCATGGCCTAGTAGTAAGTGCTGGTAGTCCGAGACCTGTAATGAAGACGAGGGCAGCCTTCTGTCTCATCACCACATCCCTGACCAGAATATCACGACGTCTGTGTCGAGACATCCTAAGGTCACGACGAGCGGCCAGATCACCGTTCACACCAATCAACATAGCAGCTATCAAACAAGAAT GTCAACTACGACTTGCCGAGGTTGGTAACTACGAGCCTAATATTGAACCAAGGAAGCCAGCCACACTCGATCCAGTTGTGGCCAGACTGGGCATCAACATTAAAATGGAAAAACCTGCACTACTCAATAAATCAGAGTCGGACCATGCAAAACCAGCCAAGCTGTACTTTCCTGTTTCTGCATCTCAGCCAAGGCCTATTG AGCCTAAGGCTGCAGAAGTGGAACCCTCCTCCATGCTGATCAGTGGCTCCCCGTCGATCATGAAGAAGAGGGGATATGAAAACAGCAATGGTATAGATG GACCACCCTCCAAGCGGCCGTCCATGGGAGTCATCCGCCAGATTGGCTCTGCTATGAGGTCTCACAATATG aGGGGTAGTGTACTGAACCACAATATGAATGGGCGTGGCAAGATGCCAGTGTCAAAAGGAATGAAGATGCACATGATAAACTGGATAGATGCTCCCGATGATGTATACTTTGTGGCTACTGACGCCACCAG GAAAATAAGGAAGCAATGGAGCTCTCAAGATTTCAAAAGAACGGCGCGCAATCCATGGAAAAACATGCTAATCAAGCCAGCAATGGGAGGAGCTGAGTCAGACATTGTGGTCCTCGACTAA
- the LOC138318010 gene encoding metastasis-associated protein MTA3-like isoform X3 produces MAANMYRVGDYVFFETSSTTPYQIRRIEELNKTPNGNVEAKVMCFYRRRDISSSLTLLADKHQSSGEGKLRPSDTLTTLDDTELEARVDDITDKQKHQLKHRELFLSRQVETLPATHIRGKCVVTLLNETESLLSYLNKEDTFFYSLVYDPSQRTLLADKGEIRVGGRYQAEITELLKNAKEEDTRKMEDLEELIWDPNNVLNDRQIDQFLIVSRSVGTFARALDCTSTVRQPSLHMSAAAASRDITLFHAMDTLHKAHYEVAKAVTSMVPSGGPVLCRDEMEEWSASEANLFEEALDKYGKDFNDIRQDFLPWKSLKSIVEYYYMWKTTDRYVQQKRIKAAEAESKLKQVYIPNYNKPNPAAISGKMNGEDGQVSGRACESCYAGHSSQWYSWGPAHMQCRLCSSCWIYWKKYGGLKMPTRLDGERPAPTQRQERIAQFNMIRMHRCTIAGCGKEFRLKAHLARHLATAHGLVVSAGSPRPVMKTRAAFCLITTSLTRISRRLCRDILRSRRAARSPFTPINIAAIKQECQLRLAEVGNYEPNIEPRKPATLDPVVARLGINIKMEKPALLNKSESDHAKPAKLYFPVSASQPRPIEPKAAEVEPSSMLISGSPSIMKKRGYENSNGIDGPPSKRPSMGVIRQIGSAMRSHNMENKEAMELSRFQKNGAQSMEKHANQASNGRS; encoded by the exons ATGGCTGCAAATATGTATCGAGTTGGAG ATTATGTCTTTTTCGAAACCTCTTCGACAACACCATATCAAATCAGACGGATTGAAGAACTTAATAAG ACCCCAAATGGCAATGTGGAAGCAAAAGTTATGTGTTTTTACCGGAGGAGGGACATCTCAAGCTCCCTTACGCTACTTGCAGACAAACATCAAA GTTCTGGAGAGGGTAAATTGAGACCATCTGACACTCTGA CGACACTTGATGACACTGAACTCGAGGCTCGGGTTGATGACATCACAGACAAACAGAAGCACCAATTAAAGCATCGGGAACTGTTCCTGTCGCGCCAGGTGGAGACGTTACCTGCCACACATATACGGGGCAAGTGTGTGGTGACTCTTCTCAATGAGACGGAGTCCCTCCTGTCCTACCTAAACAAGGAG GATACCTTCTTCTACTCCCTGGTATACGATCCATCACAAAGGACACTATTAGCAGACAAAGGTGAAATCAGGGTTGGTGGACGGTACCAGGCCGAGATCACAGAGCTGCTCAAAAATG CCAAAGAAGAGGATACCCGTAAAATGGAGGACTTGGAGGAACTTATATGGGATCCtaacaatgttttaaatgacCGACAAATTGATCAATTCTTAATAGTAtcaag ATCTGTAGGTACATTTGCCCGTGCTTTGGACTGTACAAGTACAGTGAGACAACCTAGTCTTCATATGAGTGCCGCAGCAGCCTCAAGGGACATTACTCTG TTCCACGCTATGGACACACTACACAAAGCCCACTATGAGGTCGCTAAAGCTGTGACCAGTATGGTTCCATCTGGTGGCCCCGTGCTTTGTCGTGATGAAATGGAGGAATGGTCAGCATCCGAGGCCAATCTGTTTGAGGAAGCGTTGGACAAATATGGAAAAGATTTTAATGATATTAGGCAAGACTTT TTGCCATGGAAATCTTTGAAAAGTATTGTAGAATATTACTATATGTGGAAAACAACAGACAGATATGTACAACAG aaaagaatcAAAGCAGCAGAGGCAGAAAGCAAATTAAAACAGGTGTACATTCCTAATTA caataaGCCAAACCCAGCAGCAATTAGTGGGAAGATGAATGGCGAAGATGGACAGGTATCTGGGAGAGCTTGTGAGAGCTGCTATG CTGGTCACTCGAGTCAATGGTACTCATGGGGCCCGGCACACATGCAGTGCAGGCTCTGTTCATCCTGTTGGATATACTGGAAAAAATATGGAGGTCTTAAAATGCCCACACGCTTAG ATGGTGAGCGACCAGCCCCCACTCAGAGGCAAG AGCGTATTGCACAATTCAACATGATCAGAATGCACCGATGTACTATAGCGGGATGTGGCAAG GAGTTCCGTCTGAAGGCTCATCTGGCGAGACATCTAGCCACAGCCCATGGCCTAGTAGTAAGTGCTGGTAGTCCGAGACCTGTAATGAAGACGAGGGCAGCCTTCTGTCTCATCACCACATCCCTGACCAGAATATCACGACGTCTGTGTCGAGACATCCTAAGGTCACGACGAGCGGCCAGATCACCGTTCACACCAATCAACATAGCAGCTATCAAACAAGAAT GTCAACTACGACTTGCCGAGGTTGGTAACTACGAGCCTAATATTGAACCAAGGAAGCCAGCCACACTCGATCCAGTTGTGGCCAGACTGGGCATCAACATTAAAATGGAAAAACCTGCACTACTCAATAAATCAGAGTCGGACCATGCAAAACCAGCCAAGCTGTACTTTCCTGTTTCTGCATCTCAGCCAAGGCCTATTG AGCCTAAGGCTGCAGAAGTGGAACCCTCCTCCATGCTGATCAGTGGCTCCCCGTCGATCATGAAGAAGAGGGGATATGAAAACAGCAATGGTATAGATG GACCACCCTCCAAGCGGCCGTCCATGGGAGTCATCCGCCAGATTGGCTCTGCTATGAGGTCTCACAATATG GAAAATAAGGAAGCAATGGAGCTCTCAAGATTTCAAAAGAACGGCGCGCAATCCATGGAAAAACATGCTAATCAAGCCAGCAATGGGAGGAGCTGA